A portion of the Streptomyces sp. NBC_00376 genome contains these proteins:
- a CDS encoding aldo/keto reductase: MEQRHLGRTGLRVSRIGLGTLTWGRDTDEHDAAEQLKAFWEAGGTLVDTADVYGGGEAEYLLGQLVGGLVPRHDLVIATKAGSVADPYRRFDGSRGHLLAALDASLERLGTDHVDLWQIHAFDPGTPLEETLQAVDLAVSSGRARYAGVSNFCGWQLAKAATWQLASPGVRTRLASTQMEYSLLQRGVEREVLPAALDLGVGLLPSSPLGRGVLTGKYRSGTPADSRGASELLAPFVEPYLDEAASRVVDAVATAADGLATTPLQVALAWVRDRPGVVAPIVGARNAQQLTEALSVEALSLPDEICQALDDVSAPVHRYPDQDWSTL; the protein is encoded by the coding sequence CGAGTGTCCCGGATCGGGCTCGGCACCCTCACCTGGGGCCGGGACACCGATGAGCACGACGCCGCCGAACAGCTGAAGGCCTTCTGGGAGGCGGGCGGCACGCTGGTCGACACGGCCGATGTGTACGGCGGCGGGGAGGCCGAGTATCTGCTCGGGCAACTCGTCGGCGGCCTGGTGCCACGGCACGATCTGGTCATCGCGACGAAGGCCGGCAGCGTGGCCGATCCCTACCGCCGGTTCGACGGATCGCGCGGGCATCTGCTGGCCGCGCTGGACGCCTCCCTGGAACGGCTCGGCACGGACCACGTGGATCTGTGGCAGATCCACGCCTTCGACCCGGGGACCCCGCTGGAGGAGACCCTTCAGGCAGTGGATCTGGCGGTGTCCAGCGGGCGTGCCCGGTACGCGGGGGTGTCGAACTTCTGCGGCTGGCAGCTGGCCAAGGCGGCGACCTGGCAGCTCGCCTCGCCCGGGGTGCGCACCCGGCTGGCGAGCACGCAGATGGAGTACTCGCTGTTGCAGCGGGGGGTGGAGCGGGAGGTGCTGCCCGCCGCCCTCGATCTCGGTGTCGGGCTGCTGCCCTCCTCCCCGCTGGGCCGCGGGGTCCTCACCGGGAAGTACCGGTCGGGCACTCCCGCGGACTCGCGCGGTGCCTCGGAGCTGCTGGCCCCGTTCGTCGAGCCGTATCTCGACGAGGCCGCGAGCCGCGTGGTGGACGCGGTGGCGACGGCTGCGGACGGGCTGGCCACGACGCCGCTCCAGGTGGCTCTCGCCTGGGTGCGGGACCGGCCCGGCGTGGTGGCCCCGATCGTCGGCGCGCGCAATGCGCAGCAGCTCACGGAGGCGTTGTCAGTGGAGGCGCTTAGTCTTCCTGACGAGATCTGCCAGGCGCTCGACGATGTGTCGGCGCCCGTGCACCGCTATCCCGACCAGGACTGGAGCACGCTGTGA